The candidate division WOR-3 bacterium genome segment CAGGGCGGTGGTCTTCGCCCAGCCAGGAATACGCGCCCGCGACGTTGAAGTAGCGGAGGATGGCGTGGTTCATCTCCAGGGCCATGGCGAACTCGGTGAGCCGGGCCTCGAACTCCAGCTTGGTACGGCCGTACGGGTTCATCGGACTGAGCGGCGCGTCTTCCGTGATGGGCATCTTCTCCGGCGCGCCGTAGACTGCCGCGCTTGAGGAGAAGACGAAGCGTTTGACCCGGTGGCGGGCGGCCGCTTCAAGCAGGTTCGCGCCGCGGGTGACATTATTGTCGAAGTAGAGGTCGGGCTTCGCGACCGACTCGCCGACCTGGGACAACGCAGCGAAGTGCATCACGCACTCGGGCCCGGCCTCGACAAACGCCTGTTCGAGCGCCGCGGTGTCGCCGAGGTCGCCGACCACAAGGCGGACGGAACCAACCACCGCCGCCCGATGGCCACGCGAGAGGTTGTCAAAGACCGTGACATCGTGGCCGGCCTGGATGAGCACCTTGGTCATCACGCTGCCGATATAGCCGGCCCCGCCGGTAACGAGAACTCTCACCAGGCAAATATACCAGCCGATTCAGGCGCTGGCAAGTCGGCCCCGGAGCGGAGACGGAGTCTTACCACCAAGACACCAAGGCACAAAGCGAGACGGGCGGGGACATGACTGGGTTGACAGACAACACGGATCGTGTCCCAGGCCCAGAGAGAACCGGAGCTCCACCACGAAGGCAGGAGCTG includes the following:
- the galE gene encoding UDP-glucose 4-epimerase GalE; translation: MRVLVTGGAGYIGSVMTKVLIQAGHDVTVFDNLSRGHRAAVVGSVRLVVGDLGDTAALEQAFVEAGPECVMHFAALSQVGESVAKPDLYFDNNVTRGANLLEAAARHRVKRFVFSSSAAVYGAPEKMPITEDAPLSPMNPYGRTKLEFEARLTEFAMALEMNHAILRYFNVAGAYSWLGEDHRPETHLIPDILRSVLQPGRTFELFGDDYPTRDGTNVRDYIHVHDLARAHLLAMETIADRDVIYNLGSGSGYSNKEVFATAEKVVGRKLPLKVGPRRPGDPPTLIASSERIRKELGWKPEKNLEQMIADAWQWHRQFPDGYSD